A part of Rhizobium etli CFN 42 genomic DNA contains:
- a CDS encoding FAD-binding protein produces MTEENFDAIVIGAGMAGNAAAYTMSNRGMKVLQLERGEYPGSKNVQGAIMYADMLEKILPDFRDDAPLERHLVEQRFWMMDDSSHIGMQYRSDDFNESRHNRYTVIRAQFDKWFSRKVREAGATLLCETTVTELVRDPKGKVIGVRTDRAGDVILADVVVLAEGVNGLLGTRAGLRDTPKPETVALAVKEMHFLAEEVIDQRFGLQANEGCVIEAVGTISRNMAGLAFLYTNKESISIGIGCLVSEFAATMESPYDLLEKFKSHPSVKPLIAGAEVKEYAAHLIPEGGYKAIPQLFGDGWVVVGDAAQLNNAVHREGSNLAMTSGRIAGEAIVQIKNRKKPMVKENLSLYKSMLEKSFVIKDLRKYKDMPALLHTNSRNFFTTYPRLLSQAAQNFVRVDGTPKIDKERATTGTFIKARSRWGLFGDAVRLARAWR; encoded by the coding sequence TGGCCGGAAACGCAGCTGCTTACACGATGTCGAACCGCGGCATGAAGGTGCTGCAGTTGGAGCGTGGCGAGTATCCGGGCTCCAAGAATGTGCAGGGCGCCATCATGTACGCGGACATGCTGGAGAAAATCCTGCCGGATTTCCGGGATGATGCGCCTCTGGAGCGGCACTTAGTCGAGCAGCGCTTCTGGATGATGGACGACTCGTCCCACATCGGTATGCAATACCGGTCGGACGACTTCAACGAGTCGAGACACAATCGCTACACGGTCATTCGCGCCCAATTCGACAAATGGTTTTCACGCAAGGTGCGCGAGGCCGGAGCGACGCTTCTATGCGAGACGACCGTGACGGAACTCGTTCGTGATCCAAAGGGCAAGGTGATTGGCGTTCGCACCGACCGCGCCGGCGACGTGATTCTTGCTGACGTGGTCGTTCTCGCAGAGGGCGTCAATGGGCTGCTCGGCACGCGTGCTGGATTGCGTGACACGCCAAAACCGGAAACTGTCGCGCTCGCCGTCAAGGAAATGCATTTCCTGGCCGAAGAGGTAATTGACCAGCGGTTCGGCCTCCAGGCCAATGAAGGCTGCGTCATCGAGGCAGTTGGCACGATCTCTCGCAACATGGCCGGGCTTGCCTTCCTCTACACCAACAAAGAATCGATCTCGATCGGCATTGGCTGCCTTGTCTCCGAATTCGCGGCAACAATGGAAAGTCCTTATGATCTGCTCGAAAAATTCAAAAGCCATCCGTCGGTAAAGCCGCTGATCGCAGGAGCGGAAGTCAAGGAATATGCGGCGCATCTCATTCCAGAAGGTGGTTACAAGGCAATTCCGCAGCTTTTTGGTGACGGCTGGGTCGTCGTCGGCGACGCGGCACAACTTAATAATGCGGTGCACCGCGAGGGGTCCAACCTCGCCATGACGTCGGGGCGCATCGCCGGCGAAGCAATCGTCCAGATCAAGAATCGCAAAAAGCCGATGGTCAAGGAGAACCTCTCCCTTTACAAGTCGATGCTTGAAAAGTCGTTCGTTATCAAAGACTTGCGGAAATACAAGGACATGCCTGCCCTGCTGCACACCAATTCCCGCAATTTCTTCACGACTTATCCAAGGTTGCTGTCGCAGGCCGCACAGAACTTTGTGCGAGTCGATGGCACCCCGAAGATCGACAAGGAACGGGCGACCACGGGCACCTTCATCAAGGCACGCTCCCGCTGGGGGCTGTTTGGTGACGCGGTTCGCTTGGCGCGCGCGTGGCGATAA
- a CDS encoding ferredoxin family protein — MTVAVTNIRVEDKLYQNRYVVDAGRPHIRVRPHDWPSVNLYALTSVCPAKCYELNDQGQVEVIADGCMECGTCRVLCEASGDIEWNYPRGGFGVLFKFG, encoded by the coding sequence ATGACGGTTGCAGTGACGAACATACGCGTAGAGGACAAGCTTTACCAAAATCGATACGTGGTCGATGCCGGACGCCCGCATATTAGGGTGCGTCCACACGATTGGCCAAGCGTAAATCTGTATGCCCTCACAAGTGTCTGTCCGGCCAAGTGCTACGAATTGAATGACCAGGGCCAAGTGGAGGTTATCGCCGACGGGTGCATGGAGTGCGGCACGTGCCGCGTACTCTGCGAGGCAAGTGGAGATATCGAGTGGAACTATCCGAGAGGCGGTTTCGGCGTTCTCTTCAAGTTCGGATAA